TCTATATTCATATCTTCTTCAACTATAAATGAAGCTTTTGATATAATCTTTCCATCTATTTTTACTTTATTGGATTTTATGAGTTCACTTGCTTTGTTTCTACTTTGAATATTAAAGTTTGTAGTTAAGTATAAATCTAATCTCATATTTTTTTAAGATTATATAATAATCTTAGCTCTTCATCTATAGTTGGTTTTGCTAAAAGTTCAGTGTTATTATTTTGTTGATTTAAAAAGCTATTCACAAAATCTTTATCTAACTTTACTTGTTTCCCTGTAGCTTTAAAAATTGCAGTTTGTAAATCATTTTGTAAATCTTTAATATAATCTTCAGGATTTTTTGATGTTTGAGTAGATTCTGCTCTACGCTTTTGTAACTCTTCAAAAATCTGTTTTATTAATTCTAGCTCATCTTTAGTAAAACCAGTTTTTGCAACAGAATCCAAATTCTCTAAAAGAGCTTCTTGCTCTTTTTCTTCAGTTTTCTTTATTTCTAGTTTTTCTAAGAATAAATCAAAAACATCTTTTTCTTTCTCTTTTGTTACTGAATCCATATTTTCATAGTTTAAAGTTATATTTGAATTTACAGAAGAGATATTATTTATTGAAATTTCCATAAAATACCTTTTTAATAATTAATTAAAATTTTGAAAAATTATAACAATATTAGCTTAAATGTTATAAAATGAATTTAATATAAAAAAAGATAATAGATATAAAATGAAATTTGTAAATAGAGAGTTTACTTTTACTATAGAAGAAAAAAAATCAAAATTTATAGCTTATTTGTTTCCTTTTAGTGATTTTTCTAAAACTATGCAAAGATTAAGAGCTGAATATTTAAAAGCTGTACATTTTGTATATGCTTATAGATATTTAAATGAATTTGAACAAATTGTAGAAAATTCAAGTGATGATGGAGAACCAAAAGGAACGAGTGGAAAACCAGCACTGGCAGTTTTAAGTGGTGCCGAGATTATAAATAGTGCAGTTATTATTGTGCGATATTTTGGTGGGGTAAAGCTTGGAACTGGTGGCTTGGTTCGAGCTTATGGAAATAGTGTAAATGAAGTGATAAAAATTGCAGAGTTTTCTTCTTACAAAAAGCAAGAAGGCTACTCTTTGGAGTGTGAATATAGTTTATTATCACAATTGGAGTACCTATTAAATCAAAATAATATAGCTATTTTAAATAAAGATTTTAACTTAACTGTTAGAGTAGATATTTCTCTTTCAAAAGATGAATTTATCCATTTAAAAACTTTACTTCCAAGAGAAATTAAGATACTATAATAACTTAATAAATTATTATTGAGTTGTTTTATGAAAACTATTTTTAAACTTCTTTTTTTATTTGTTTTATCTTCAAATCTTTTTTCAAAAGAGTTAATTGATATAAATTTTGAAAATTTAAAATTAGATGA
The Aliarcobacter faecis genome window above contains:
- a CDS encoding YigZ family protein encodes the protein MKFVNREFTFTIEEKKSKFIAYLFPFSDFSKTMQRLRAEYLKAVHFVYAYRYLNEFEQIVENSSDDGEPKGTSGKPALAVLSGAEIINSAVIIVRYFGGVKLGTGGLVRAYGNSVNEVIKIAEFSSYKKQEGYSLECEYSLLSQLEYLLNQNNIAILNKDFNLTVRVDISLSKDEFIHLKTLLPREIKIL